From the genome of Hyphobacterium sp. CCMP332:
TGCCCGCGATCCATCCTGTGCGGCTCCATCAAACCGTCCGCGGACCGGCTCCTTGACCGTCAATTTGACAAGGATGGCCAGAAGCACGCCCGGAATGCCGATCAACAGGAAGGTGACGCGCCAGGCCACATCCGCGCCAATGGCGGCCAGAAATTCGGGCGCACCATTTTCTGCATAATAATCGGCGATCCAGCGGTAAACGATCGCCGTTAGCAGAATGCCGAGGACGGATCCGATCGGAATTCCCAGAGAGTAGACCGACAAGGCCCCGGCGCGTTTGCGGGGCGGGACGTAGTCGGAAATCAGTGAATGCGCCGGCGGCGAACATCCCGCCTCGCCAATCCCCACGCCGACGCGCATCAGGAAGAGCATCCAGTAGGAATTCACGAGGCCGAAGAGAGCCGTGAACGCGCTCCAGACCGCCAGTGCGATGGAGATAATCGAGACCCGGTTCCAGCGATCCGCCAGATAAGCAATGGGCAGCCCCAGAACGGCATAGAGCAGTGCGAAGGCAGGGCCAGTCAACAGTCCGAGTTGCAAGTCCGACAGGTCAAAATGCGCCTTGATCGGCTCCTGCATGACCGCAACAATCTGCCGGTCGATGAAATTGAATGTGTAAACCACGAACAATGCCAGAATAACGTAATTGGCATAGCCCGACCCCTGCGGGCGCGCTGCCCCCGCTGCCGCTTGATCTGTCATCTGCTCTCCCCTGACCCGCACCTTTTTCCGGAGCGTAGTGTTAGCCGGGACTTTAGACCAAGCCATCTGCGAGGCAAATTATTCCGTCTTAGCGCACGTTTTTCCTTCATCCAGAGCCAGAAAACACCTTCCCGCCGCAGCCGGAATGTCAGGGTTTCCGCGCCGAAAAAAGACATAAGTAATTGAAATAAATAGTCTTCAATAGACCTATGCAATTGTCACAAAAATCCACTTTTAGTCCGTATTCAAATCGTTTACAAAAATATGACAAACACGTGACGGTTAAATAACGATCCTGACACAAACGGGGAGAACACTATGAAAAAGACAATTCTTGCTCTGGCCGCAGCGGGCGCATTGGCCGCTCCGGCTTTCGGGGCCGGTGACATCTTCCAGTTTGCCGCCGAAACGTCTGATCTCGAAAACACGCAAAGCGTATCTCAGCTATACGAGCGGCTGGATATGGCCGTAATGGAATACTGCGCAGACCTGGTCGATGAGCCGCAGCTGGACGCTTGCCACACGCAGGTTCTCGACGCCGTGGTCGCGCAATTCAACAGCGCCGATCTTATGGCCAGGCATGAACGGGCAACCGGCGCATCAGACAATGTTGAACTGGCCGCCCGGGATGATGGCGTCTGATAGAGACCGTCGTAACGCGAAATAGCGCGGCCGGGTTCTGAATTCTCCCGGCGCGGCGGAACATTCTTTCCTGTCAGTCATTATA
Proteins encoded in this window:
- a CDS encoding MFS transporter, encoding MTDQAAAGAARPQGSGYANYVILALFVVYTFNFIDRQIVAVMQEPIKAHFDLSDLQLGLLTGPAFALLYAVLGLPIAYLADRWNRVSIISIALAVWSAFTALFGLVNSYWMLFLMRVGVGIGEAGCSPPAHSLISDYVPPRKRAGALSVYSLGIPIGSVLGILLTAIVYRWIADYYAENGAPEFLAAIGADVAWRVTFLLIGIPGVLLAILVKLTVKEPVRGRFDGAAQDGSRASLGDVVRALSKKSSFWYLAFAAAIASLVGYGLFPWLLSYFIREAFLHDPTLSLQDALANAAIPYSFVIGGGGFVGTLAGGYLTDKFSGKWLGAYVAIPGAALLISLPIYFVSLSIPPTWIAFLLLGIASALGSMWYGPVWAVAQNLVKPSMRAMAPAILLFIINVIGLGMGPPAVGALSDYLREAYGDEALRYAILIIATMIIPAAGLFLLASRSIAKDWEAGE
- a CDS encoding UrcA family protein codes for the protein MKKTILALAAAGALAAPAFGAGDIFQFAAETSDLENTQSVSQLYERLDMAVMEYCADLVDEPQLDACHTQVLDAVVAQFNSADLMARHERATGASDNVELAARDDGV